The genome window AAGATTTAGCAAGAAATTCTAGAATTCCCATTAGTACTTGCTTAGCTGATATTAAGCCAAAGATTGATTATCCTCTTATTTGGGAGTATACGATTTTTGTGCCACTTGATAGAGATGAAAAAGAGTTGATTGCTAACACGCTTGGTATCTGCGAGCATAAACTTACAGCAAGCAATAAAAACACTAAATATAAAAGCTTTAAGCTAAACTTGTTAGTGCGAAGCGAAAATGAAAGACTAGAGATTTTTGCCAAGCTAAAAGCGGCTTGTGCTTTTGTGCTATAAAATCTAGAATTCCCTAGGAATTCTAGATAGAATTCTAGATTTTTTCAAACCGTGTTTTAAAAAAGCCTTAGGAATTCTAGAATTCCCCAAGAATTCTAGATGGAATTCTAGAATTCCTACACCAAAGCTTTAAAAGCTTATCCCAGCCCTTAGCATGATTTCATATTGATTATAAGCTCTTGCTTTTTCATCACTTATGCTAATGCGAAAAAACTTATTGCCCTTGCTAGCACCAAGAGCAACGCCACCATAAAAGCCTTGCTTCTCGCTTCTGCTTGTATTTGCTAAAAACTTTTGATTACTAGCTTCAACAAAGCTTAGATTTTGATTTATATCTTTGTTATTAAACTTTCTCCAATAAAAGGCAAAAAGGCTAGCATTAAAGCGCCAGTTATTATTTAGCTCAGTGTTATAAACTAGATTTGCGCCCAGCCAGCCCCTGCCAAAGTGCGTGGTCTTTGCCTCGTAGTTTTTTGCCAGAGCTCCGCTTTGAGAGAAGCTATCTTGCCTTATCACGCTATAATCTAGTAGCGCAATAGGCGTAAAATTAAGGTTCTCGCTTAGCTTAAAGCTTTTATAAACGCCGCCTTGAAAGTTAGCAAAGTAGTTTTTGTAGTTTGCATCACTTTTTGCGTTGCTTAGATATTTTATGCTTTGTTCATAGCGGTTAAAGCTCATACCAGCACTAGCCCCCAAAAGCACGCCAAAGCTATCAAAATTGTGATTTAGGCTAAGCCCTAGGCTAAACATATTTGATCTGGTGTCGCTTAGATCATCCTCAGTCTTTGAGTGAGATAGACCGATGAAGCCACCTAGCAAGGTGCTATCACTAAGAGCTTTTTTGGCTTGCAAATCTAGCAAATAAGAGTTTTGCTTGTAATTATCGTGGTCGGTGTGGCGGTAGGCTATACCTGCGCTAAGTTCTGTTTTTATAAACACATCATCAACCTTGCCTAGATACTCATCGCCAAAGGCTGCTGTTGGCGCAAATACAGAACTAGAAGTATTTAGTGAGCCAAGCGAGCTAGCTGGATCCATTAAAAATAGAGCGTTTTTGATAGTTAAGTCTTTTTGCATTGTATCAATAGAGTCTATGTTTGTGTTTGTTGGTGTGTTTTTCATAGCATTTAGAGCGTCGCTAAACTGCTCGCTAGGCAAGTTGTCTAGCTGGGCTAGGGCAGCGGTGCTCTGTGGACTTAGAGTAGCAGCATTATTAAGCAAGCCTTGAAGTGCTTTTATAGGAGCATCAGGACTGCTTGGAGCGACTGGGGCAGCAGCTAAAACAGCAGCAGCTACTGCTTGTTGCCCTGCTAGTTGCTGAGCAGCTATTTGCTCTGCTTGGTTGTTTTGGTTGTTTTGGTTGTTTTGGTTGTTTTGGTTTTGGTTGTTTTGGTTTTGGTTGTTTTGGTTTTGGTTACCTGCGCCGGCGTTATTATTTTGGTTATTATCGCCGGTGTTGCCACTTGGGTTTTGTGGCTGGTTAGGCTGCTCTTCTGGTTGGGTTGGTTGGCTAGGTTGAGTTGGCGTGCTTGGTTGAGTTGGCTGAGCTGGTTGGCTTGGGTTAGTTGGTGTGTTACCTGAACCACCTTGCGAACCAGAGCCTGAACTGCCGCCACCTTGTGAACCACCAGTGCCAGTGCCGTCTGCACCACCTGAGCTATCACCACCATCTGGTGGTGTTGGTGTTGGCTGCTTTACTTGCCCTTTATCTAAGCCTCTGCCTTGTTCGTTACCATTTCTTTCTCTGGCTATAAAGCTTTTTCCGTCTTCTTGCATATCAAAAGCTAATAAGTTTGTAGAAAGTGCAGAAATTTTAAAATTTCCAAATTGCTGAACTAGACCATCGTCCAAATTTACAGTTATTGTTTCACCTTTTTGAATTAAGTTATCAGCATTGTGTAGTGGCACATATTGCAGCCCACCATCTTGTATATCATAATTTTTGGCAATAAATTTACTATTTAAATCGCTTTTAGCAAAAGCAATTTGTAATATAGCATTAGATCCCCTTTGACTATATTCCCCACCTACTCTTAAAGTATCGAGGCTGCTAGATGAGTCTTTGTCATCGTAAAAACCAGCTCTTACAATACCATAGTTTATTAAATTGCCTTCAATTTTACCTATACCTCTAAGCATAGCATTGTTACTAATATTTACATTGTTATTTACTGTGCCTTGTTGCAGTGTAAAAATGCTTGAATTTTTAGCAAATACAGATGAACTTATAAGTTTTCCGCTCAGTATTAACTCACCATTATTTATTATAGTGTCTCCTTTGTAATCACTATTACCACTCAAGAGTAGTGTGCCATCACCATCTTTTTTTATACCTATTTGAGTTACATTTGGTAATTTTATTGGTTTACTTACAGCATCTTTTTCATGTGTGTTATCTTCCCATAATCTTTGAGAGATGTTATTGCTAAAAATTACTTGACCATGATTTTTTTCTATATTCAATGTGTAAAGAGCTTGTTTAGAATTTTCAGAATCTATATCTTTGTCGCTCATACGGTTGGCATCAAGTTTGCCGATACCACCCATAGCCTTACCTATATCTAAAATTCCTTGTCCAAAAACCTCTTGCCAGCTAGCTTTTTGAATCCAGTTATATTCTGGGTCTTTAAATTGATTTATATTACTAGCTTGAATAGCACCCCAAGATTCTCTCCAATAATATCCCTCTGCGTCTAAGTCTTTTTCAACTTGAGCCGTATCTACTTGACCATTCTTCATTGGGATTTCATTATCATCTAAATAGAATACGGTATAATAAGTTTTACTTTTTAAACCTTCGCCAGTAGTAGTTTTCTTTACGATTACTTTTGGCTTTTTGAAATTTTGATTTGCGGTGCTTAGTAAAACATCGGCAACCTGGTTTGGTTTAAGAAACGGAAATTTTTCTTGTACCAAAGCTGCCGCTCCTGATACATAAGGCGTGGCTTGACTTGTTCCACTAATTGCAATAAATTCGTTTTTATCTGTTTTGCCTAGCACATCACGCAAACCATAAGCAGCATTTGCTGCTATGACATTATTGCCAGGTGCCATTAAAGCATAATTTATTGAGCCTTTAAATCCATTGCTAAATAAAGGAACGCTTGCTCCATTTAAAACAAGTTTATCGCCATCTTTTTTGATTTTATCGCTATCAACAGCCCCAACAACTAAAAAAGAACGCAATTTCTCATTATAAGAAGGTAGCGTAGCAAACAAACCAGGAGAGCTCATACCTTCATTTCCAGCAGCAAAAACCACAAGAGCTTTATTTTCTTCTGATATTTGTACTAAACTTTTTATCTCTTTTGACTTGTAAAAAGCTTGTTCTATCCAGGAATTGGCATCAGTAGATATATACAATGGATGATAACCCATTTCTCCGTCCATGCCAACTAACGGATAAATCTTAGAATTCCAGCTATTATTTATAACACTTACTCCATTATCCATAAAATAAGAATATATTTTATCTGATGAAGGTACTTCAATGTCCGAGTTGCTTCCAGTTGTATTTCTACCAGTAACTTGTAAGTTATAACTTGTAGCTCCGTAAGCCACACCATGTGGAGCATCATTTCCTAAGTTATTTCCTACTATAATGCTTGTTACATGAGTACCATGTGTATCTACTGTGTAATCTGGCTTATAAGTGCTTCCTTTATATTTTGAAAACATTTGATCGTTTACTTTGCCTTGCAAAAGACTTACATCATCTCTAGCAGCACCGTCTATAACGCCAATCTTTACGCCTGAGCCTGTTATACCCTGATCATAAGCTGCGCTTGCGTTTATCAAGTCTAAATCTTTTTGATTATTTGCCCCTAGGGCTATACTAGCACTAATTGCTATTAAAAATACTTCTTTTTTCATGATTTTACCTAAAATTGTGTATTGATAAATTTTACTATCTATAACTTTAATAAAGAATAAAATTTATAGGGTAAAATCTAGAATTCCCCCAGGAATTCTAGATGGAATTCTAGACGGAATTCTAGAATTCCTAAGCTAAATTTTAGAATTCCTTAGCAAAAAGTGGCTAAACTATTTTTTCATAGCCTTTTCTATTTCGCTCATTTTTGGATAGACAAAGCGAGTATGACGCTCTACTCTTACTCTTTCAGGCTCATCACTAGCCACTGCTGTGATAGTAATATCCATAGGCGTATCATGCATACTCTCTTCTATAAGGCGTTCTTTTGTCTCCAAAATAACGACTATTTTGCGTTTTGCGCCTGCTTCTAGCTTGATCTCGTTTTTTGGTCTTACAAACTCTATTCTTGGCTCGCTAAGGCTAAATGTATAAGAATGCGCTTTATTATCTGTATTTTGGATAAGGAAGGTATAGGCGTTTTGTACTCTTATTTTTTCACCATCAGCTACGATGTGATATAGCTCGGTGTTGCGGTTTATGTTTAGTAGCATGTTTTCTTTTTTAGTACTCATAAAGCCAAGAGCTATAGCAAATGCTAAAATAATCACCATATAAGCAATAGTTCTAAATCTAAAATACTGAACTTTCTTGCCAGTATCTAGCGAGTGTGCAGAAGTCCATGAAATCAGGCTTGGCTCGCCCTTTTTGCCCATTACAGCAGCACAGGCATCAGAGCACTCAAGGCAGTTTATACACTCAAGCTGCATACCACGGCGAATATCAATGTGCGTAGGACACACAGCCACACAGGCCTCACAGCCTATACACTCGCCAGCTACCGGCTTTTTGCCAAGCTTTGCAGCACCATCAAACACGCGTCCGCCACGCCTCTCATCGTAAATTACTTGTATGGTATCGTGATCAAACATCGTGCTTTGAATGCGAGCATAAGGACAGACATAAATGCAGAAATTCTCAGCCAAAAAGCACACATCAAAGATAAGAAATAGCGCAAAGCCAGTTACTATACCAAAAAGCAGTTTATGCTCGGCTGGGTTTTGAAGATAAGCAAAGAAATCCTCAGGCGGCACGAAATACCAAAGCAGGTTGCTAGCAGCCACAAAGGCAATCAGGGCAAAAATCGCTATACTTAGAGCCTTGCGAACTGGATAGTTTTTGCTTGGGCGTTGTTTGTCTTTTATATTGCCACGGATTTTAAAAATCTTAGTTTGCAATAAATCTCTAAAAATCACCCTAAATATCGTCTGCGGACAGCTCCAGCCACACCACACACGACCACCAAGCGTAGTCATAAAGAAAATACTAAGAAAGAAAATCACCAGCAAAAATGGCATCAAATACAGCTCTTGCATATCAAAGCTAGTAAAGAGAATGTTTAGCTTTTTGTGATCAAAGCTTAGCAAGAAAAAGTGGTTGCCATCAATGCGGATAAAGGGCAGAACTAGCGTTATAATCGTGATTAAGGCGTAGGTAAAATAGCGTTTTTTTGCGTAAGTCATAGCAAATCCTTTAAAAAAAATCTTGACATTGTAGCAAAAAAAGACTAATTTTGTTGTAATAAAGTTACTTTTTAATGTAAAATAAAAAATGGGGTAGAAAAATCTACCCCTGCTACTAAGCAAAAAGCCTCTTAGAAGCGGCTTTCATAACGGCGTAGCATATAGAGCCTTTTAAGAATTTTCTTACGAGCTGCGATTTTTTGTTTTTTGCGAATCTCAGTCATAGGCTCAAAGAAGCGGCGTGCGCGCACTTCTGTAACCACAAGATTGCGGTCAGTTTGCTTTTTAAAGCGACGATAAGCCTCGTCGAAGCTCTCGTTTTGATGAACCTTTACACCTGGCAAAGAACTCACCACCTTTCTTTGAAAAAATGAGTGCGGATTTTAGCCTTTTTTAGCTTGATTTTGCCTTAGGAATTCTAGATTTATCCTTAGGAATTCTAGATTTTTAGCTGTTTTTGCTCTAGGAATTTTAGAATTCCTTTGTTTTTCTGGGGGTTGGGGGGGGGTTCTTTTTAGGAATTTTAGATTAGGAATTTTAGAATTTTACTTAGGAATTCTAGAATTCGCCTTAGGAATTCTAGAATTCCCAAAGCTTATAGCGCAGAAGCAATTAGCTCAATAGGGTTTTTGCATCTTAGCTCGCTGCTAGCTAGATTTAGCGAGTTGTTTAGCTGCATTTTACACGCTGAGCACTCGGCACTTACGACATTTGCACCAGCTTTGCTTAGTGTATTTGCCCTGCTTAGCCCAGCAGCCCTTGCTAGGTGGTAGTTTTGGCTTTGCGTAGTTACTCCACCAAAGCCACAGCAGCTAGTCTCATCGCCAGAGTTTTTTAGCTCAAAAATGCGTGAAAGCAGCGCTCTTGGCTCGCGCCAGACGCCTTGCATTTTTCTTGCGTGGCAAGGGTCGTGATAGACTAGGGAGAGTTTTTCTTTGCCGGCTGTCTTTTGCTCCAAAATCTGCTCTAGATTAGTAAATTTCACAAAATACTCAGTCGCCAAATAGAGCTTGCTCATCACCTTTTTAGCTCGCTCTTTCCAGTGCTCATCATGCTCAAAAAACCGCTCGTAGTCTACCTTTAGCATAGCAGAGCAAGTAGCCTCTGGGCAGATTATAGCCTCGCAGCTTTCTAGCACTTTTTCAAAATACGCAATATTTTTTTTCGCATTTGCCTCCACGGTGGCAAAATCGCCGGTAAAATACGCAGGCGCAGCGCAGCAAACTTGCTTTTTCATAAGATGCGCTGAAATGCCAAGCTCTTTTAGAATTTTTAGCAGACCCTCTCCGGTAT of Campylobacter magnus contains these proteins:
- a CDS encoding (Fe-S)-binding protein is translated as MQKFDFSAISDMCVKCGKCKPNCTIFKISGDEVRSPRGFLDLIGAYNRGEMKLDKNAKSIFESCFLCTNCVEACPASLPVDEMIENVRFDLAQKYGISWYKRLFFYLLRHRWVMDFAARLGYVFKSCGFREHDNDTMQPKFALPMLKKERLLPNPSKKSFLNSHPEIIKNGERQVGIFIGCMANYAYTDTGEGLLKILKELGISAHLMKKQVCCAAPAYFTGDFATVEANAKKNIAYFEKVLESCEAIICPEATCSAMLKVDYERFFEHDEHWKERAKKVMSKLYLATEYFVKFTNLEQILEQKTAGKEKLSLVYHDPCHARKMQGVWREPRALLSRIFELKNSGDETSCCGFGGVTTQSQNYHLARAAGLSRANTLSKAGANVVSAECSACKMQLNNSLNLASSELRCKNPIELIASAL
- the ccoG gene encoding cytochrome c oxidase accessory protein CcoG: MTYAKKRYFTYALITIITLVLPFIRIDGNHFFLLSFDHKKLNILFTSFDMQELYLMPFLLVIFFLSIFFMTTLGGRVWCGWSCPQTIFRVIFRDLLQTKIFKIRGNIKDKQRPSKNYPVRKALSIAIFALIAFVAASNLLWYFVPPEDFFAYLQNPAEHKLLFGIVTGFALFLIFDVCFLAENFCIYVCPYARIQSTMFDHDTIQVIYDERRGGRVFDGAAKLGKKPVAGECIGCEACVAVCPTHIDIRRGMQLECINCLECSDACAAVMGKKGEPSLISWTSAHSLDTGKKVQYFRFRTIAYMVIILAFAIALGFMSTKKENMLLNINRNTELYHIVADGEKIRVQNAYTFLIQNTDNKAHSYTFSLSEPRIEFVRPKNEIKLEAGAKRKIVVILETKERLIEESMHDTPMDITITAVASDEPERVRVERHTRFVYPKMSEIEKAMKK
- a CDS encoding HP0495 family protein — protein: MSKTAKNPAAKTAKNSAKNLAKNSADTAKTAKNLAQNLVKDLARNSRIPISTCLADIKPKIDYPLIWEYTIFVPLDRDEKELIANTLGICEHKLTASNKNTKYKSFKLNLLVRSENERLEIFAKLKAACAFVL
- the rpsU gene encoding 30S ribosomal protein S21, translating into MPGVKVHQNESFDEAYRRFKKQTDRNLVVTEVRARRFFEPMTEIRKKQKIAARKKILKRLYMLRRYESRF
- a CDS encoding S8 family serine peptidase, which encodes MKKEVFLIAISASIALGANNQKDLDLINASAAYDQGITGSGVKIGVIDGAARDDVSLLQGKVNDQMFSKYKGSTYKPDYTVDTHGTHVTSIIVGNNLGNDAPHGVAYGATSYNLQVTGRNTTGSNSDIEVPSSDKIYSYFMDNGVSVINNSWNSKIYPLVGMDGEMGYHPLYISTDANSWIEQAFYKSKEIKSLVQISEENKALVVFAAGNEGMSSPGLFATLPSYNEKLRSFLVVGAVDSDKIKKDGDKLVLNGASVPLFSNGFKGSINYALMAPGNNVIAANAAYGLRDVLGKTDKNEFIAISGTSQATPYVSGAAALVQEKFPFLKPNQVADVLLSTANQNFKKPKVIVKKTTTGEGLKSKTYYTVFYLDDNEIPMKNGQVDTAQVEKDLDAEGYYWRESWGAIQASNINQFKDPEYNWIQKASWQEVFGQGILDIGKAMGGIGKLDANRMSDKDIDSENSKQALYTLNIEKNHGQVIFSNNISQRLWEDNTHEKDAVSKPIKLPNVTQIGIKKDGDGTLLLSGNSDYKGDTIINNGELILSGKLISSSVFAKNSSIFTLQQGTVNNNVNISNNAMLRGIGKIEGNLINYGIVRAGFYDDKDSSSSLDTLRVGGEYSQRGSNAILQIAFAKSDLNSKFIAKNYDIQDGGLQYVPLHNADNLIQKGETITVNLDDGLVQQFGNFKISALSTNLLAFDMQEDGKSFIARERNGNEQGRGLDKGQVKQPTPTPPDGGDSSGGADGTGTGGSQGGGSSGSGSQGGSGNTPTNPSQPAQPTQPSTPTQPSQPTQPEEQPNQPQNPSGNTGDNNQNNNAGAGNQNQNNQNQNNQNQNNQNNQNNQNNQAEQIAAQQLAGQQAVAAAVLAAAPVAPSSPDAPIKALQGLLNNAATLSPQSTAALAQLDNLPSEQFSDALNAMKNTPTNTNIDSIDTMQKDLTIKNALFLMDPASSLGSLNTSSSVFAPTAAFGDEYLGKVDDVFIKTELSAGIAYRHTDHDNYKQNSYLLDLQAKKALSDSTLLGGFIGLSHSKTEDDLSDTRSNMFSLGLSLNHNFDSFGVLLGASAGMSFNRYEQSIKYLSNAKSDANYKNYFANFQGGVYKSFKLSENLNFTPIALLDYSVIRQDSFSQSGALAKNYEAKTTHFGRGWLGANLVYNTELNNNWRFNASLFAFYWRKFNNKDINQNLSFVEASNQKFLANTSRSEKQGFYGGVALGASKGNKFFRISISDEKARAYNQYEIMLRAGISF